One Paenibacillus urinalis DNA segment encodes these proteins:
- a CDS encoding YdhK family protein: MFKNKKLMIGIITLITALMLSACGGANDENQNENADMNQGTEENTGMDHSEMNHSTSGEVPENLKEAENPKYPVGTKAIIKEGHMEGMKGAEATIVGAYDTTAYAISYTPTTGGEPVENHKWVIHEELVDAGEEPLAPGDEVQTEASHMEGMKGATVKIDSAERTTVYMIDFTPTTGGEEVKNHKWVTENELAPAAK, from the coding sequence ATGTTCAAAAACAAAAAATTGATGATCGGTATTATTACACTAATCACAGCGCTTATGCTTTCTGCGTGTGGTGGCGCTAATGATGAAAATCAAAATGAAAATGCGGACATGAATCAAGGTACAGAAGAAAATACAGGGATGGATCACTCTGAGATGAATCATTCGACTTCAGGAGAAGTACCAGAGAATCTAAAGGAAGCAGAGAATCCTAAGTATCCTGTCGGTACTAAAGCTATTATTAAAGAAGGGCATATGGAGGGAATGAAAGGCGCTGAAGCAACTATTGTTGGTGCTTATGATACTACAGCCTATGCGATTTCTTATACCCCGACTACAGGTGGAGAACCCGTAGAAAATCATAAATGGGTAATTCATGAAGAACTAGTTGATGCAGGTGAAGAACCATTAGCGCCTGGGGATGAAGTACAAACAGAAGCTTCTCATATGGAAGGTATGAAGGGGGCGACTGTTAAAATTGACTCTGCTGAAAGAACAACAGTGTATATGATTGATTTTACCCCTACTACAGGTGGCGAAGAAGTTAAGAATCATAAATGGGTAACAGAAAATGAGTTAGCACCAGCTGCTAAGTGA
- a CDS encoding glutaredoxin family protein encodes MSRNSVKIYTIPTCSDCNYAKRFFNEHQVSFTEYNCEEDATYAEEVRKLTGKQIVPTIVIDDRVFVGFAENLTEISDRLHK; translated from the coding sequence ATGAGTAGAAATTCTGTTAAGATTTATACGATTCCAACTTGTAGTGATTGCAATTATGCTAAACGATTTTTCAATGAACATCAGGTATCCTTTACTGAATATAATTGCGAAGAGGATGCCACGTATGCAGAAGAGGTTCGGAAACTAACGGGGAAGCAGATAGTTCCAACTATAGTTATAGATGATAGAGTATTCGTGGGGTTTGCTGAGAATCTTACTGAAATAAGTGATCGGCTGCATAAGTAA
- a CDS encoding copper ion binding protein codes for MKNMTLQVEGMSCQHCVNSIEGALKSIGVSGKVDLNSNTVEITYNEDNTTLDQIKETIEEQGYDVM; via the coding sequence ATGAAAAATATGACTTTGCAAGTTGAGGGAATGAGCTGTCAGCATTGTGTGAACTCCATCGAAGGTGCACTGAAAAGTATAGGGGTATCTGGAAAGGTGGATTTGAACAGCAATACTGTGGAGATAACCTATAACGAAGATAATACAACATTAGATCAAATTAAAGAAACCATTGAAGAACAAGGATATGATGTTATGTGA
- a CDS encoding cation diffusion facilitator family transporter codes for MSHNHDHNHTHGANKKVLWISFLLITCYMIIEAIGGFITNSLALLSDAGHMLSDSISLAIALLAFIFGQKVASRSKTYGYRRFEILAAVLNGATLILIALFIFYEAIDRFANPPQVATTGMLIISSIGLLVNILVAWIMMRGGDTKENLNMRGAFLHVLSDMLGSVGAIVAALLIMFFGWGWADPLASVIVAILVLRSGFYVTKDAVHILMEGTPSNVHVEDVARTIEKTEGIQSIHDLHIWTITSGLNALSCHAVVDDQLTVGESERILREIEHLLENKGIMHITIQLETRVHQHDNSIFCEVKEN; via the coding sequence TTGTCACATAACCACGATCACAACCATACACATGGTGCAAATAAAAAGGTGTTATGGATATCATTTCTTTTGATAACATGTTACATGATTATTGAAGCTATTGGAGGTTTTATTACAAATAGTCTTGCACTTTTGTCGGATGCAGGACATATGTTGAGCGATTCGATCTCCTTAGCAATTGCATTACTTGCCTTTATTTTTGGTCAAAAAGTAGCGAGTCGAAGTAAGACCTACGGGTATAGACGCTTTGAAATTTTAGCAGCAGTGTTGAATGGTGCTACACTCATTCTAATTGCGTTGTTTATTTTCTATGAAGCAATTGATCGCTTTGCAAATCCCCCTCAAGTTGCTACAACCGGAATGCTCATTATCAGTTCGATTGGATTGTTGGTTAATATTCTGGTTGCATGGATAATGATGCGTGGCGGTGATACAAAAGAAAATCTGAACATGAGAGGAGCTTTTTTACATGTACTAAGTGATATGCTCGGATCTGTTGGTGCTATTGTTGCTGCTTTACTCATTATGTTCTTTGGTTGGGGGTGGGCAGATCCACTTGCAAGTGTTATTGTTGCAATACTTGTTTTAAGAAGTGGCTTTTACGTTACTAAAGATGCGGTTCATATTTTAATGGAAGGAACACCGAGTAATGTTCATGTTGAGGATGTGGCTCGGACAATTGAAAAAACAGAAGGAATTCAAAGCATACATGATTTGCACATATGGACCATAACTAGTGGACTAAATGCACTTTCCTGCCATGCTGTTGTGGATGATCAGCTAACCGTCGGAGAAAGTGAGCGAATATTACGTGAGATTGAACATTTGCTTGAAAATAAAGGAATCATGCACATCACGATTCAACTTGAGACACGGGTACATCAGCATGATAACTCGATTTTTTGTGAAGTAAAAGAAAATTAG
- a CDS encoding heavy metal translocating P-type ATPase: protein MQQHEEENSEKQVFRIQGFTCTNCAGKFENNVRSLPGVSDAKVNFGAAKITVYGNATVEELEKAGSFENLKVSPEKQRTVEKKEPFWKENWNVILSIILMAAGYFFSSRYGEEGLIPALTFGAAIIIGGYDLFIKGIKNLFRFQFDMNTLMTVAIIGAAAIGEWGEGAVVVVLFAISEALERYSMQKARQSIRSLMDIAPKEALIRRGSSEITVNVDDIQVGDVMIVKPGQKLAMDGTVIKGTSTLNQAAITGESVPVTKTINDEVFAGTLNEEGLLEVRVTKRVEDTTISKIIHLVEEAQAERAPSQAFVDRFAKYYTPAIMAIAIGIAIVPPLFGADWGDWIYRGLSLLVVGCPCALVISTPISIVTAIGNAAKNGVLIKGGIHLEEVGRISAVAFDKTGTLTKGFPEVTDIALFNRNVESEVLSIAALIEKGSQHPLASAIVRKAEQLGADLSHSVDDFQSITGKGVKASINGQLYFIGSPNLFEELHSNIIDTVRKQISTLQTQGKTVMVLGTKQEVIALIAVADAVRDSSKSVIEELHSIGVKKTIMLTGDNQATARAIGSQLGVAEVKAELLPQDKLNYIKELRKSYSHVAMVGDGVNDAPALAASTVGIAMGGAGTDTALETADIALMADDLRKLPYTIRLSKKTLMIIKQNVAFSLGIKLLALVLIVPGWLTLWLAILADMGATLIVTLNSLRLLKVKKEK from the coding sequence ATGCAACAACATGAAGAGGAAAACAGTGAAAAACAAGTTTTCCGTATACAGGGTTTTACTTGCACTAATTGTGCAGGTAAATTTGAGAATAATGTAAGAAGTCTTCCCGGTGTATCGGATGCAAAGGTTAACTTCGGAGCAGCCAAAATAACCGTTTATGGAAATGCTACCGTGGAAGAGTTGGAAAAGGCCGGGTCTTTTGAAAACTTAAAGGTATCACCTGAAAAACAAAGAACCGTTGAAAAAAAGGAACCCTTCTGGAAAGAGAATTGGAATGTTATTCTTTCTATAATACTTATGGCTGCCGGCTACTTTTTTTCCTCTCGCTATGGAGAAGAAGGATTAATTCCTGCTTTAACATTTGGCGCTGCAATAATTATCGGCGGTTATGATCTATTTATAAAAGGAATTAAGAATCTATTTCGGTTTCAGTTTGACATGAATACACTTATGACAGTCGCTATTATTGGGGCTGCTGCTATCGGAGAATGGGGCGAAGGTGCTGTAGTTGTAGTCCTTTTTGCAATAAGTGAGGCGCTTGAGCGCTACTCAATGCAAAAGGCACGCCAATCTATTCGGTCCCTTATGGACATTGCCCCTAAAGAAGCTTTAATTCGACGCGGTTCTTCTGAAATAACGGTGAATGTAGATGATATTCAGGTTGGAGATGTAATGATCGTCAAGCCAGGACAAAAGCTTGCTATGGATGGTACTGTCATTAAAGGTACTTCGACGCTGAATCAAGCTGCAATTACGGGAGAATCAGTCCCTGTTACAAAAACTATTAATGATGAAGTATTTGCAGGTACGCTAAACGAAGAAGGCTTACTTGAAGTTAGAGTTACCAAACGAGTTGAAGATACAACTATTTCTAAAATAATTCACCTTGTTGAAGAAGCTCAAGCCGAACGAGCTCCTTCACAAGCGTTTGTGGACCGTTTCGCTAAATATTATACACCTGCGATAATGGCAATAGCTATTGGTATCGCCATCGTCCCACCTCTGTTTGGTGCTGATTGGGGAGATTGGATATATCGTGGTTTATCGCTCCTTGTAGTAGGTTGTCCTTGTGCTTTGGTTATTTCCACTCCGATTTCAATTGTCACCGCTATCGGCAATGCTGCCAAGAATGGAGTTTTGATCAAGGGTGGTATTCACCTAGAAGAAGTCGGGCGCATTTCAGCTGTAGCCTTTGACAAAACTGGCACCTTGACAAAAGGATTCCCAGAAGTAACAGATATCGCCCTATTTAACAGGAATGTTGAGAGCGAAGTTCTTTCGATTGCTGCATTAATTGAGAAAGGCTCACAACATCCGCTTGCCTCTGCTATTGTTCGGAAAGCGGAACAATTGGGTGCTGACCTTTCGCATTCCGTTGATGACTTTCAATCAATTACAGGTAAGGGTGTAAAAGCTTCGATTAATGGCCAGCTATACTTTATTGGGAGCCCTAATCTGTTTGAAGAACTTCACTCAAATATTATAGATACGGTACGCAAGCAAATTAGCACGCTGCAGACTCAAGGTAAAACTGTTATGGTACTGGGTACAAAGCAAGAAGTGATTGCCTTGATTGCAGTGGCCGATGCCGTTCGTGATTCCAGTAAATCAGTTATAGAAGAACTGCATTCTATCGGGGTTAAAAAGACGATTATGCTTACTGGGGATAACCAAGCCACAGCTAGAGCAATTGGAAGCCAGTTGGGCGTAGCCGAGGTCAAGGCAGAACTGTTACCCCAAGACAAGCTTAATTACATTAAAGAACTTCGGAAAAGCTATTCTCATGTAGCGATGGTTGGTGACGGAGTAAATGATGCACCTGCACTTGCTGCTTCCACCGTAGGCATTGCCATGGGCGGCGCAGGTACTGATACAGCTCTGGAAACAGCCGACATTGCTTTAATGGCAGATGATTTAAGAAAACTCCCGTACACAATTCGTCTAAGTAAAAAAACTCTTATGATTATTAAACAAAACGTAGCATTTTCTTTAGGAATCAAGTTGTTAGCATTAGTGCTTATTGTACCAGGATGGCTCACCCTATGGCTTGCTATTCTTGCGGATATGGGAGCAACACTGATTGTAACCCTAAACAGTCTAAGACTTCTAAAAGTAAAAAAAGAAAAATAG
- a CDS encoding ArsR/SmtB family transcription factor — translation MKDSCEIYCYDEPKVRKVQNDLQKQDIPTMAKMFKALADETRLKIAYALCEEQELCVCDVANITGSSLATASHHLRTLKQLGLAKYRKEGKLAFYSLEDDHVRQLVQLASMHSKELMSHATT, via the coding sequence ATGAAAGATAGCTGTGAAATTTATTGTTATGACGAACCGAAAGTGCGTAAAGTACAAAATGATTTACAAAAACAAGACATTCCTACAATGGCGAAGATGTTTAAAGCTCTCGCAGATGAAACACGATTGAAGATTGCCTATGCTTTATGCGAAGAACAGGAACTTTGTGTATGTGATGTGGCAAATATTACTGGGTCCTCGTTAGCTACTGCATCCCATCATCTGCGCACACTAAAACAACTTGGTTTAGCAAAATATCGAAAAGAAGGAAAGCTTGCGTTCTATTCATTGGAAGATGATCATGTACGTCAATTAGTTCAACTAGCCTCGATGCATAGCAAGGAGTTGATGAGTCATGCAACAACATGA
- a CDS encoding nitrite reductase, whose protein sequence is MGENIKIAVNPPIQVGGSLFTPEQLVKIGTLADSQTKLEMTPFKQLYMEVPVNQRDRITKELREAGLEVYPSGFVVKSLIACNFCKGAEDAGLDTALRLNEAIAGIETPTPIKIGYAGCGLGTSEPLLKDISVVKMKSAFDIYVGGEPKGLKASIATKLLTGLVAEQLVPVIKAIIHYYIANAKGKEKFSKFVNRVSLDELKRVAG, encoded by the coding sequence ATGGGAGAAAACATTAAAATTGCTGTCAATCCGCCAATACAAGTTGGCGGAAGCCTCTTCACTCCTGAGCAGTTAGTAAAGATCGGTACTTTGGCAGATAGTCAAACAAAATTAGAAATGACACCATTCAAGCAGCTTTACATGGAAGTACCGGTCAATCAGAGAGACAGAATTACAAAAGAGCTAAGGGAAGCTGGATTAGAAGTTTATCCGTCTGGATTTGTGGTGAAAAGTCTAATTGCTTGTAATTTTTGCAAAGGAGCAGAAGATGCCGGTTTAGATACAGCACTAAGGTTAAATGAAGCGATAGCTGGAATTGAAACACCAACACCAATAAAAATTGGTTATGCAGGTTGCGGACTCGGAACAAGTGAGCCATTGTTAAAAGATATTAGTGTAGTCAAGATGAAGAGTGCATTCGATATTTATGTCGGTGGTGAACCGAAGGGACTAAAAGCTTCCATTGCAACTAAGTTACTAACTGGACTAGTGGCAGAGCAGCTGGTTCCGGTTATTAAGGCCATTATTCATTATTACATTGCTAATGCCAAAGGAAAAGAAAAGTTCAGTAAGTTTGTCAATCGGGTCTCGCTTGATGAGCTAAAGCGTGTAGCTGGATAA
- a CDS encoding alkaline phosphatase → MHSSVRLRGGIIVKLSKKAIPAAALSLVFAASTVLSAGQANAVQAVSVEKKQIKNIIFLIGDGMGTSYTSAYRYMKNDPSTKVMERTVFDPYLVGTQMTYPDDDTQNVTDSASAATAMSAGVKTYNAAIAVDNDESEVKTVLEQAKENGKSTGLVATSEITHATPAAFGAHDISRRNMDAIADDYYDELINGEHKVDVLLGGGKSNFVREDRDLTNEFLEAGFSYVTDRSALLADTNEQILGLFADGGMDKLIDRTSETPSLAEMTNTAIDRLSTNENGFFLMVEGSQIDWAGHDNDIVGSMSEMEDFAAAFQAAIDFATENGETLVVATADHSTGGLTLGKDGEYNFFVDPIKAAVRTPDFMAARIAEGASVEETLKNYLKLELTAEEIQSVKDVAKDADVTTIDNAIETIIDNRSFTGWTTGGHTGEDVPVYAYGPGSHRFSGLIDNTNNAEIIFDILKKHK, encoded by the coding sequence ATGCATTCATCTGTAAGATTAAGAGGAGGAATTATCGTGAAATTATCAAAGAAAGCAATTCCTGCAGCAGCACTTAGCCTGGTCTTTGCCGCTTCTACAGTCTTGTCTGCCGGACAAGCAAATGCCGTACAGGCTGTCAGTGTAGAGAAAAAACAAATCAAGAATATTATCTTCCTCATAGGTGACGGCATGGGAACTTCTTATACTTCCGCTTACCGTTATATGAAGAATGATCCTTCTACGAAAGTGATGGAGAGAACCGTATTTGATCCCTACCTTGTCGGAACTCAAATGACATATCCGGATGACGACACGCAAAACGTGACGGATTCCGCTTCTGCGGCTACCGCAATGTCTGCTGGTGTTAAGACTTATAACGCTGCCATCGCTGTCGATAATGACGAATCGGAAGTCAAAACCGTATTGGAGCAGGCAAAGGAAAACGGGAAATCCACTGGGCTTGTTGCTACCTCGGAGATTACCCATGCCACACCGGCTGCATTCGGCGCTCATGACATCAGCCGGAGAAATATGGACGCGATCGCAGATGATTACTATGATGAATTGATCAATGGTGAGCACAAAGTTGATGTCTTATTAGGTGGAGGTAAATCTAATTTTGTACGTGAGGATCGTGACCTGACAAATGAGTTCCTAGAAGCTGGATTCAGTTATGTGACTGATCGCAGCGCCCTGCTCGCAGATACTAATGAGCAGATTCTCGGACTTTTTGCTGACGGAGGAATGGACAAGTTGATCGATCGTACTAGCGAAACACCTTCTCTAGCCGAAATGACTAATACAGCGATTGATCGTCTGAGCACAAACGAAAATGGTTTTTTCCTAATGGTTGAAGGCAGCCAGATTGACTGGGCAGGCCATGATAATGACATCGTTGGCTCTATGAGCGAAATGGAGGATTTTGCGGCAGCATTCCAGGCAGCTATTGATTTTGCTACAGAGAACGGCGAAACCCTTGTCGTAGCAACTGCAGACCATTCAACTGGCGGACTTACACTCGGAAAAGACGGAGAATATAACTTCTTCGTGGATCCGATCAAAGCTGCAGTACGGACTCCAGACTTCATGGCAGCTCGAATTGCGGAAGGTGCTTCCGTAGAAGAAACGCTTAAGAACTATCTAAAGCTTGAGCTAACAGCTGAGGAAATTCAATCTGTAAAAGACGTAGCTAAAGACGCAGATGTAACGACAATTGACAATGCCATCGAAACTATTATCGATAACCGTTCGTTCACTGGCTGGACTACAGGCGGACATACGGGTGAAGACGTGCCAGTCTATGCTTACGGTCCAGGAAGCCATCGCTTCTCCGGCCTGATCGACAATACAAATAACGCAGAGATCATCTTTGATATTTTAAAGAAACATAAATAA
- a CDS encoding response regulator transcription factor, with amino-acid sequence MITVLIIDDEQRMLDLLSLYLTPLGYKCIKVNSAVDALIYLESNQVDIILLDIMMPDMNGWEACEKIRKTSNIPIIMLTARSEKSDIVKGLKIGADDYVMKPFDDTELVARIEAVLRRGKTEEEINELSFKGLSLIKDSFEALYKNIKIELTPKEFYMVDLFLNNQNRVFSREHLISKIWGYDVFIDDRTIDSHVRNIRKKLRDVDFPADDYLHTVWGVGYKWTSDKNQS; translated from the coding sequence ATGATTACAGTATTAATAATAGACGATGAACAGAGAATGCTTGATCTATTGTCGCTTTATCTTACCCCCCTAGGGTATAAATGTATCAAAGTAAACTCAGCTGTAGATGCATTGATTTATTTGGAATCAAATCAAGTAGACATAATTTTATTAGATATAATGATGCCAGATATGAATGGTTGGGAAGCATGCGAAAAAATCAGAAAAACTTCGAACATTCCAATCATTATGCTTACCGCTCGCAGTGAAAAATCTGATATTGTAAAGGGTTTAAAGATCGGTGCTGACGATTATGTAATGAAGCCATTTGATGATACTGAATTGGTCGCAAGGATAGAAGCCGTACTTCGAAGGGGAAAGACTGAAGAAGAAATAAATGAGTTATCCTTTAAAGGCTTATCCTTAATAAAAGATTCGTTTGAAGCCCTTTATAAGAATATAAAGATTGAATTAACCCCCAAAGAGTTCTATATGGTCGATCTCTTCCTCAATAATCAAAACAGAGTTTTCTCAAGAGAACATCTAATCAGTAAGATTTGGGGATATGATGTTTTTATTGATGATCGTACCATTGATTCTCACGTTCGAAATATAAGAAAAAAACTTAGAGATGTAGATTTTCCTGCTGATGATTATTTACACACTGTATGGGGGGTAGGGTATAAATGGACAAGTGATAAAAATCAATCTTAG
- a CDS encoding heavy metal translocating P-type ATPase, whose protein sequence is METSSTPIKQTTLRVSGMTCAACANRIEKGLSKLDGVTSANVNFALEKASVNYDPTKISIENFEQTIRKLGYETVSEVAQFQLEGMTCAACANRIEKGLGKLPGVTNATVNFALESARVEYSPDEISVSDMQNKVNQLGYKAILMNENESAEDHREKETKRQKQRLLISAILSLPLLWSMVAHFSFTSWIYMPEIFMNPWFQLILATPVQFYIGWHFYVGAYKALRNGSANMDVLISLGTSAAYFYSLYLTMDWYLSGSDMHHGPSLYFETSAVLITLVVMGKLFEAQAKGRTSEAIKSLMGLQAKTALVIRDGQELTMPVDEVLVGDIILVRPGNKVPVDGEVIEGESSIDESMLTGESIPVEKKPGDAVIGATINKKGMLRVRATKVGKETALAQIVKVVEEAQGSKAPIQRIADKISGIFVPIVVGIAVLAFLIWYFFITPSDFAGSLEKAIAILVIACPCALGLATPTSIMAGSGRAAEFGILFKGGEHLEQTHKIDTIILDKTGTVTKGKPELTDVITNIDKVEFLRLVGAAEKNSEHPLAEAIVAGIQDRNIEIPATEAFEAIPGFGIKASVEGKNVLIGTRRLMDKYSVSAKEAFENMATLEESGKTAMLVAIDGQYAGMVAVADTIKETSKAAVSRLKDMGIQVIMITGDNERTAKAIAAEVGIDHVRAEVLPEGKAEEVKKLQTEGKKVAMVGDGINDAPALATADIGMAIGTGTDVAMEAADVTLMRGDLSSIPDAIYMSRKTMSNIKQNLFWALGYNTLGIPIAAIGLLAPWVAGAAMALSSVSVVLNALRLQRVKL, encoded by the coding sequence TTGGAAACAAGTTCAACTCCAATAAAACAAACAACTTTGCGGGTGAGCGGCATGACTTGTGCCGCCTGCGCAAATCGCATTGAAAAAGGATTGAGCAAACTTGATGGTGTGACTTCAGCAAACGTCAACTTTGCTTTGGAAAAAGCAAGTGTTAATTATGATCCTACTAAAATAAGTATTGAGAATTTTGAGCAAACCATCCGTAAGTTGGGTTACGAAACGGTAAGCGAAGTCGCTCAATTTCAGCTTGAGGGTATGACCTGTGCTGCCTGTGCCAACCGGATAGAGAAAGGTCTAGGAAAGTTGCCCGGCGTAACGAATGCAACCGTCAATTTTGCTTTAGAGTCGGCACGGGTTGAGTATTCTCCTGATGAAATATCAGTTTCTGATATGCAAAACAAAGTCAACCAGCTAGGCTACAAAGCCATCTTAATGAATGAAAACGAATCTGCTGAAGATCACCGGGAAAAAGAAACTAAGCGTCAGAAACAGCGGTTACTCATCTCAGCAATCCTATCATTGCCGTTGTTGTGGAGTATGGTTGCCCATTTCTCCTTCACATCCTGGATTTACATGCCGGAGATCTTTATGAATCCATGGTTTCAATTAATACTTGCAACACCAGTGCAATTTTATATAGGTTGGCATTTTTACGTTGGCGCCTATAAAGCTCTTCGTAACGGCAGTGCGAATATGGATGTACTAATCTCGCTAGGTACTTCTGCAGCTTATTTTTACAGTTTATATTTAACAATGGATTGGTACTTAAGCGGCAGCGATATGCATCATGGTCCTTCTTTGTATTTTGAGACAAGTGCGGTTCTCATTACATTGGTTGTCATGGGTAAATTGTTTGAAGCCCAAGCTAAAGGACGCACTTCAGAAGCTATTAAATCCTTGATGGGACTTCAGGCAAAGACAGCTCTAGTTATTCGTGATGGCCAGGAATTAACAATGCCAGTAGACGAGGTTTTGGTTGGTGATATCATCCTTGTACGTCCTGGAAACAAAGTGCCTGTAGATGGTGAAGTCATTGAAGGTGAATCTTCAATAGATGAATCCATGTTGACGGGAGAAAGCATACCTGTCGAAAAGAAACCCGGCGATGCGGTAATTGGAGCGACGATTAACAAAAAGGGTATGCTTCGGGTTCGAGCAACGAAAGTTGGCAAAGAAACTGCATTAGCTCAGATCGTGAAAGTCGTAGAGGAAGCTCAAGGTTCGAAAGCTCCTATTCAACGAATTGCCGACAAGATCTCGGGCATTTTCGTCCCAATCGTTGTTGGTATCGCAGTGTTGGCCTTCTTAATTTGGTACTTCTTTATAACTCCAAGTGATTTTGCCGGATCTTTAGAAAAGGCAATTGCGATTCTTGTTATTGCATGTCCTTGCGCACTTGGTCTTGCGACCCCGACATCCATTATGGCAGGATCCGGACGGGCAGCTGAATTCGGTATTCTATTCAAAGGTGGCGAACACCTAGAACAAACTCATAAAATTGACACCATCATTCTGGATAAAACGGGGACTGTCACTAAAGGGAAGCCAGAACTTACAGATGTAATAACAAATATAGATAAAGTGGAGTTTCTAAGACTTGTTGGTGCCGCTGAAAAAAATTCAGAGCACCCGCTTGCAGAAGCAATTGTTGCAGGTATTCAAGATCGAAATATTGAGATTCCAGCAACCGAAGCGTTTGAGGCTATTCCCGGTTTTGGCATCAAGGCTTCCGTAGAAGGAAAGAATGTCCTGATCGGAACACGTAGGCTGATGGATAAATACAGCGTGAGCGCGAAAGAAGCCTTTGAAAACATGGCGACCTTGGAGGAGTCTGGAAAAACTGCAATGCTAGTTGCAATTGATGGTCAGTATGCCGGAATGGTGGCAGTAGCGGATACTATCAAAGAGACATCAAAAGCTGCGGTTAGCCGATTGAAGGATATGGGAATTCAGGTCATTATGATCACTGGGGATAATGAACGAACTGCGAAAGCGATCGCCGCTGAAGTCGGCATCGACCATGTTCGTGCGGAAGTACTTCCAGAAGGTAAAGCAGAGGAAGTAAAAAAACTTCAAACAGAAGGTAAAAAGGTTGCTATGGTGGGGGATGGAATTAACGATGCTCCGGCACTCGCTACAGCTGATATCGGAATGGCAATCGGCACTGGCACAGATGTTGCTATGGAAGCTGCGGACGTTACGTTAATGCGAGGGGATCTATCTAGCATTCCGGACGCTATATATATGAGTCGTAAGACAATGAGCAACATCAAACAAAATCTTTTCTGGGCTCTTGGTTACAATACCCTTGGGATTCCGATCGCAGCTATCGGTTTGTTGGCGCCTTGGGTCGCGGGTGCAGCTATGGCACTGAGTTCAGTTTCCGTTGTTCTAAATGCTTTGCGATTACAACGTGTGAAACTCTAG